A single genomic interval of Bacillus smithii harbors:
- a CDS encoding ABC transporter ATP-binding protein — MEAIETKSLTLSYGDNIIIEELDLQIPKGEITVFIGSNGCGKSTLLQSLARLLKPANGTILLDGKQILKLPTKEVAKQLAILPQGPIAPEGITVLQLVKQGRYPHQRWFQQWSEEDENKVLEALKLTGMEKLADRPVDSLSGGQRQRAWIAMTLAQDTDTILLDEPTTYLDMAHQIEILDLLFELNETKKRTIVMVLHDLNLACRYAHHLVAIHDKKVYDQGKPEEVVTCELVKDVFQIDCQIAVDPIFGTPMCLPHGKGRRIVQKAGPTLRAADY, encoded by the coding sequence ATGGAAGCCATTGAAACAAAATCATTGACTTTATCATATGGAGACAACATCATCATTGAAGAGTTGGACTTACAAATCCCTAAAGGGGAAATTACGGTTTTTATTGGCAGTAATGGATGTGGCAAATCCACATTGTTACAATCTTTAGCTCGATTGCTTAAACCGGCTAACGGGACGATCCTATTAGATGGAAAGCAGATTTTGAAGCTGCCAACAAAAGAAGTGGCAAAACAGCTTGCCATTCTCCCTCAAGGCCCTATTGCACCGGAAGGGATTACCGTATTGCAGTTGGTTAAACAAGGACGCTACCCCCATCAAAGGTGGTTTCAACAATGGTCAGAGGAAGACGAAAATAAAGTTCTAGAAGCATTAAAACTGACAGGAATGGAGAAACTGGCAGACCGTCCTGTGGATTCCCTTTCAGGAGGCCAGAGGCAAAGAGCGTGGATTGCCATGACGCTGGCCCAAGACACTGACACGATTTTATTAGACGAACCTACTACGTATTTAGATATGGCTCATCAAATTGAAATTTTAGATTTGCTATTTGAATTAAATGAAACAAAAAAACGCACGATTGTAATGGTGCTGCACGATTTAAATTTAGCGTGTCGCTATGCTCATCATTTGGTCGCCATTCATGATAAAAAGGTATATGACCAAGGAAAACCTGAAGAAGTGGTAACATGCGAACTTGTCAAAGATGTCTTTCAAATCGATTGCCAAATTGCGGTTGACCCTATTTTCGGCACACCGATGTGTCTTCCCCACGGAAAAGGACGCCGGATTGTACAAAAAGCCGGCCCAACACTACGAGCGGCGGACTACTAA
- a CDS encoding pyridoxal phosphate-dependent decarboxylase family protein, producing the protein MNFNFQKWFLHPDGKSEKTYRILMDEIMTLICEQTKKAKKPFSGTSHLEIEEKVKEALHIPIAGQEVAKVMAEIQDVIVGDSLWISHPSAMAHLHCPPLLPSIAAETMIGALNQSMDSWDQSPSATYVEEALVKFFTQKIGYSHEADGVFTSGGTQSNYMGLLLARNKACETYFKVNAHQKGLPYEANKLRILCSEHAHFTVQQSAAQLGLGANAVVTVSTDDQQKLSIDDARDKLKKLRREGLIPFMIVATAGTTDFGSIDSISETARLAKDEGLWLHVDAAYGGALLFSHQYRSLLDGLRLADSITIDFHKLYFQSISCGAFFVKNNQNFHRIAYHADYLNPEEDQEKGMIHLVEKSVQTTRRFDALKLWMTFKLLGTDLLGQMIDYTIDLAKETASLMKKDPCFEVPVYPEMNAILFRYLPSRTEDRKYVDEMNRKIQQALYENGELIIAKTKQNGKLYLKCTMLNPLNTIDHMKQHIERMKRLGEKIEKEQGEKRHEYSIHYEPHYDAKLN; encoded by the coding sequence ATGAATTTCAATTTTCAAAAATGGTTTCTTCATCCTGACGGTAAAAGCGAGAAAACCTATCGCATACTCATGGATGAGATCATGACATTAATATGTGAACAAACGAAAAAGGCGAAAAAGCCGTTTTCTGGGACAAGCCATCTGGAGATTGAGGAAAAAGTGAAGGAGGCGCTCCACATTCCAATCGCCGGCCAAGAAGTAGCGAAAGTGATGGCGGAAATTCAAGACGTTATTGTGGGAGATTCGTTATGGATTTCCCATCCTTCCGCTATGGCACACCTGCATTGTCCCCCTTTGCTTCCATCGATTGCGGCAGAAACGATGATTGGAGCGTTAAATCAGTCGATGGATTCATGGGATCAAAGCCCCTCTGCTACCTATGTGGAAGAGGCGCTTGTGAAATTTTTTACTCAAAAAATTGGCTATTCTCATGAAGCTGATGGTGTGTTTACAAGCGGGGGCACTCAATCTAATTATATGGGATTGCTGCTTGCTCGGAATAAAGCATGTGAAACGTACTTCAAGGTGAATGCCCATCAAAAGGGTTTGCCATATGAAGCAAATAAGCTGCGCATCCTTTGCTCGGAGCATGCTCATTTTACTGTGCAGCAGTCGGCCGCACAGCTTGGATTGGGAGCGAATGCCGTAGTGACAGTATCGACAGATGATCAGCAGAAGCTGTCCATAGATGATGCGAGGGACAAACTGAAAAAGCTTCGTCGAGAAGGATTGATTCCTTTTATGATCGTAGCGACAGCAGGGACAACGGATTTTGGAAGCATTGATAGTATAAGTGAGACGGCACGATTGGCAAAGGACGAAGGATTATGGCTTCATGTCGATGCCGCCTATGGCGGAGCGCTTCTCTTTTCTCATCAATATCGGTCTTTATTAGATGGATTGCGTTTGGCTGATTCGATCACCATCGATTTTCATAAGTTATACTTTCAATCCATCAGCTGCGGTGCTTTTTTTGTGAAAAATAATCAAAATTTTCACCGTATTGCTTATCATGCGGATTATTTGAATCCTGAGGAAGATCAAGAAAAAGGGATGATCCACCTTGTTGAAAAAAGTGTTCAGACAACGAGGCGTTTCGACGCTTTGAAATTATGGATGACTTTCAAATTATTAGGGACCGATCTCTTGGGACAGATGATTGATTATACGATTGATTTAGCGAAAGAAACGGCATCGCTCATGAAAAAAGATCCTTGTTTTGAAGTGCCGGTATATCCGGAAATGAATGCGATTCTGTTCCGCTATTTACCGTCACGTACGGAAGACCGAAAGTATGTGGATGAAATGAACCGTAAGATCCAGCAAGCCCTTTACGAAAACGGCGAGTTGATTATAGCCAAAACAAAACAAAATGGAAAACTATATTTAAAATGCACGATGCTTAATCCGCTTAATACGATCGATCATATGAAGCAACATATAGAACGGATGAAGAGATTGGGAGAAAAAATAGAGAAAGAGCAAGGAGAGAAAAGGCATGAATATTCCATTCATTACGAGCCACATTACGATGCAAAACTTAATTAA
- a CDS encoding IucA/IucC family protein: MNIPFITSHITMQNLINCYVKETGRGEWKHPDDIPVQVQIPDIPYVLVLSFGQQSVTVYVPVQYKSPTGRHLYSSPIYYQLRDGEMEELDYVTLALLIQKECRLESDKPIHSDELILRIILSYQNMKTILAERKEDIEECYQKEKTYLQSEQSLIVGHQLHPTPKSRQGIDEDEEHIFAPERKGAFQLHYFRIVNELVEEDSVLAKKASTLIKEELLYDPLVSKAFKEKYCQKDGFSLIPVHPLQARKLLGNEYVCDLIQSGKMAYLGPHGRKYYPTSSVRTVYHPEAKFMYKFSIPVKITNSLRVNKRKELHRGVEVSRLLHGEIREQLQEQHPSFRIIEDPAYISLKSDSYETGFEVVIRDNPFQEGNELRTTLLAALCQDHITGGRSHLTNIILDIAHREGTSVAEVSEEWFARYLEISLRPLYWLYETYGIALEAHQQNSIVNLDEEGYPSTFYYRDNQGYYFMRSKAEALKELVGTLNEKSDTVCDDAIAKERFCYYVLFNHLFGLINAFGVNRLIDENRLLIMVKEELNQLKAQLGDRTNLIESLLTERELPSKGNLLTRVHDMDELVGSLASQSVYVRVPNPIVAAVGEWHEV; encoded by the coding sequence ATGAATATTCCATTCATTACGAGCCACATTACGATGCAAAACTTAATTAATTGTTATGTAAAAGAGACGGGAAGAGGGGAATGGAAGCATCCGGATGACATTCCTGTTCAAGTCCAAATACCAGATATTCCCTATGTATTAGTACTTTCTTTTGGTCAGCAGTCTGTTACAGTATATGTTCCTGTTCAGTATAAGTCGCCAACAGGCCGCCACCTCTATTCATCTCCTATTTATTATCAATTGAGAGATGGGGAAATGGAAGAACTCGACTATGTCACATTGGCTTTGTTGATTCAAAAAGAATGCAGACTCGAATCGGACAAGCCCATTCATTCAGACGAACTGATCCTTCGTATCATTTTAAGCTATCAGAATATGAAAACCATTCTTGCAGAAAGAAAGGAGGATATAGAAGAATGCTATCAAAAAGAAAAAACCTACCTCCAATCGGAACAGTCATTGATCGTCGGACACCAGCTTCATCCGACGCCGAAAAGCCGACAAGGAATCGATGAAGATGAAGAGCATATCTTTGCTCCTGAACGAAAAGGAGCTTTTCAGCTTCATTATTTTCGAATTGTGAATGAACTGGTAGAAGAAGATTCTGTGTTGGCAAAAAAGGCATCCACTCTTATTAAAGAAGAACTGTTGTATGATCCTTTGGTTTCAAAAGCTTTTAAAGAAAAATATTGTCAGAAAGATGGTTTTTCTCTTATACCAGTTCACCCGCTTCAGGCAAGGAAGCTTTTGGGGAATGAATATGTGTGTGACCTGATCCAATCAGGGAAAATGGCTTATCTTGGACCTCATGGAAGAAAATATTATCCAACTTCTTCCGTACGGACTGTATACCATCCAGAGGCAAAGTTCATGTATAAATTTTCGATTCCGGTGAAAATCACCAATTCGTTGCGTGTTAATAAGCGAAAAGAGCTGCATCGCGGGGTGGAAGTGAGTCGTTTGCTTCACGGAGAGATTCGTGAACAATTACAAGAACAGCACCCTTCATTTCGCATTATTGAAGATCCTGCTTATATTTCGTTAAAATCCGATTCTTATGAAACTGGATTTGAAGTCGTCATTCGTGATAATCCATTTCAAGAAGGAAATGAACTTCGGACTACTTTATTAGCGGCGTTATGTCAAGACCATATTACAGGAGGACGTTCCCATCTAACCAACATCATTTTGGACATTGCACACCGAGAAGGGACTTCCGTTGCGGAAGTGAGCGAGGAGTGGTTTGCTCGTTATTTAGAGATCAGTTTGCGGCCTCTTTACTGGTTATACGAAACGTATGGGATTGCCTTAGAAGCCCATCAGCAAAACTCCATCGTCAATCTGGACGAAGAAGGTTATCCATCCACTTTCTATTATCGCGATAACCAAGGCTATTATTTTATGAGATCAAAAGCGGAAGCTCTTAAAGAACTGGTTGGCACTTTAAACGAAAAAAGCGACACTGTATGCGACGATGCTATTGCAAAGGAGCGTTTTTGCTACTACGTATTGTTTAATCATTTATTTGGTTTAATCAACGCGTTCGGAGTGAACCGTTTAATAGATGAAAACCGTTTGTTGATCATGGTTAAAGAAGAGTTGAATCAATTAAAAGCTCAACTGGGTGATCGTACGAATTTGATAGAATCTCTGCTAACGGAAAGAGAGCTGCCGAGCAAGGGGAACTTACTGACAAGAGTGCATGATATGGACGAGCTTGTAGGGTCTCTTGCATCGCAATCCGTTTATGTTCGAGTACCTAATCCAATCGTTGCTGCGGTGGGTGAATGGCATGAAGTGTAA
- a CDS encoding lysine N(6)-hydroxylase/L-ornithine N(5)-oxygenase family protein, with translation MDRLAREQILDVIGVGIGPFNLGLAALLEKTDCRSLFFDRKDQFDWHPGMLLEGTTLQVPFMADTVTMVDPTSRFSFLNYLHEHNRLYRFYFFEKFLIPRTEYNHYCQWVASQLPQLQFGCEVENIEQTEEGYYRVTVYCQKEKERKTYHTKHVVVGVGTRPYVPDKFQNVLGDRVFHSGQYLTKRDNILNANSITVIGSGQSAAEIFHDLLLKQPEHDYQLNWFTRSKGFYPMEYSKLGLEHFSPDYTRYFYRLPKEKKKEVLSKQALLYKGISFKTIADIYELLYERTVGNKVLNVHLQALTELVSIEEWDHLYRLTLYQHEQEKSHQLNSDVVILATGYHPYIPDCLQGIKHIVDWDEDGQLVIQENYKVKLNKEGQNHIFVQNGELHTHGVGAPDLGLGAFRNATIINQLAGKEIYQTYEKNVFQQFGL, from the coding sequence ATGGACAGATTGGCAAGAGAACAAATTTTAGATGTGATTGGCGTCGGAATCGGCCCTTTTAATCTTGGATTGGCTGCTTTACTGGAAAAAACAGATTGTCGTTCCTTATTTTTTGATCGAAAAGATCAATTTGACTGGCATCCGGGAATGTTGTTGGAAGGAACGACGCTGCAGGTACCTTTTATGGCAGATACCGTAACGATGGTCGATCCAACAAGCCGTTTCAGCTTTCTCAACTATTTACATGAGCATAACAGGTTGTATCGTTTTTACTTTTTTGAAAAATTCCTAATCCCACGTACAGAATACAATCACTATTGTCAATGGGTGGCCAGCCAGCTTCCACAGCTTCAGTTTGGATGTGAAGTAGAGAACATTGAGCAAACAGAAGAAGGATATTATCGAGTGACCGTTTATTGCCAGAAAGAAAAGGAAAGAAAAACGTATCACACGAAACATGTAGTAGTAGGCGTAGGAACGAGACCGTACGTTCCCGATAAGTTTCAAAACGTTCTTGGTGATCGAGTTTTTCATTCTGGTCAGTATTTGACCAAGCGAGATAATATTTTGAACGCGAATTCGATTACGGTGATAGGATCCGGACAGAGTGCAGCGGAGATTTTTCATGATCTTTTGTTAAAGCAGCCGGAACATGATTACCAATTGAACTGGTTTACAAGATCCAAAGGATTTTATCCGATGGAATATTCTAAACTTGGTCTCGAGCATTTTTCGCCAGATTATACACGATATTTCTATAGGCTGCCGAAAGAAAAGAAAAAAGAAGTTTTGAGCAAACAAGCGCTGCTTTACAAAGGGATCAGCTTTAAGACCATTGCCGATATTTACGAGTTATTGTATGAACGGACAGTGGGAAATAAAGTGCTGAATGTTCATCTGCAAGCATTAACTGAATTAGTGTCTATAGAAGAGTGGGATCATCTATATCGTTTAACGCTGTACCAACATGAACAAGAAAAGAGTCACCAATTGAATAGTGATGTTGTGATCCTGGCAACGGGATATCATCCTTATATCCCGGATTGTTTGCAAGGAATCAAGCATATCGTGGATTGGGATGAGGACGGACAACTTGTCATTCAGGAAAATTATAAAGTGAAGTTGAACAAGGAAGGGCAAAACCACATATTCGTTCAAAACGGCGAACTTCATACTCACGGTGTCGGTGCACCTGATTTGGGACTAGGCGCCTTTCGAAATGCAACGATTATCAATCAGTTGGCAGGAAAAGAAATTTACCAAACCTATGAAAAAAATGTGTTCCAACAATTCGGGCTGTAG
- a CDS encoding MFS transporter, protein MTNREKGFIYSCLLFTLISEMLLSPFYPQLFSGYFQVDGVQATSFFIICCRLVVIVMTPLWAMIWKLRDFQKCIPILLTAMGGCKILLPMGHTFLYFLIVSLILLCFQSGIYLLYPTLVAASKNEEEKVRATTTYLWIFHGSVVVSGMAGSFMVNQPFPFDSYYVFAFIDFVFAIASGFIFSRNEAMRKRGCVKKKEDSVKRKSRRWSVEFLGYLLTVFLFYIGHNAIRPYFTVFLDDRFGLTKQVSSLLYVLPSIVAIVLQFLLPKRYLKTHMKAIFISLTGITGGLLIIQSAARSIWLFVFIRILYGMCFFVSLAALDLLFFQMGIGKKAPLSYSIVSSMQNVSLLLSPMAALMMVQHNGLEAPFLLCGFLLLGSTLSIIVSSIHMDPSSSNSMKRGVERRENL, encoded by the coding sequence ATGACGAACAGGGAAAAAGGATTTATTTACAGTTGTTTACTGTTTACGTTGATATCAGAAATGCTGTTATCCCCGTTTTATCCGCAGCTATTTTCCGGCTATTTTCAAGTGGATGGGGTGCAAGCAACGAGCTTCTTTATCATTTGTTGTCGCCTTGTTGTGATTGTGATGACACCATTGTGGGCGATGATTTGGAAATTAAGAGATTTTCAGAAATGTATACCAATCTTGTTGACGGCTATGGGAGGGTGCAAAATCCTCCTCCCTATGGGCCATACTTTCCTTTATTTTTTAATCGTTTCACTTATTTTACTCTGTTTCCAAAGCGGAATTTATTTGCTTTATCCGACGCTCGTGGCTGCAAGCAAAAATGAGGAAGAAAAAGTAAGAGCCACGACGACTTATTTATGGATCTTTCATGGGAGTGTGGTCGTATCGGGAATGGCTGGAAGCTTTATGGTGAACCAGCCGTTCCCGTTCGATAGCTATTACGTTTTTGCATTCATAGATTTCGTTTTTGCGATCGCAAGTGGCTTTATTTTCTCTCGCAATGAAGCGATGAGAAAAAGGGGGTGTGTAAAAAAGAAAGAAGATTCCGTTAAAAGAAAAAGTAGAAGGTGGTCGGTGGAATTTTTAGGATATTTGCTCACTGTCTTTCTCTTTTATATTGGACATAATGCCATACGTCCCTACTTTACGGTTTTTCTTGACGACAGATTTGGCCTAACAAAACAAGTATCAAGCTTGTTATATGTATTACCAAGTATTGTGGCGATTGTACTGCAATTTTTATTGCCGAAGCGTTATTTAAAAACGCATATGAAAGCCATTTTCATTAGCTTAACGGGTATAACCGGGGGATTGCTTATTATCCAATCGGCTGCCAGAAGCATATGGTTGTTTGTTTTCATTCGAATCTTGTATGGTATGTGTTTTTTTGTAAGTCTGGCGGCATTAGATCTTTTATTTTTCCAAATGGGAATCGGAAAAAAAGCGCCATTGTCTTATAGTATTGTCTCGTCGATGCAAAATGTTTCCCTGCTTTTATCGCCGATGGCTGCTTTGATGATGGTGCAGCATAACGGCTTGGAAGCACCTTTCCTCCTGTGTGGTTTTCTTTTATTGGGTTCGACACTGAGCATAATCGTGAGTTCTATCCATATGGATCCATCATCTTCAAATTCAATGAAAAGGGGAGTTGAACGTCGTGAAAATTTGTGA
- a CDS encoding aspartate aminotransferase family protein has protein sequence MKAPVFTHVGNQDLLAMQEKRESNARSYPRRLPLAIKRAEGIYITDMNGKQYIDCLAGAGTLALGHNHEVIREAIEKVLQAYVPLHTLDLTTPIKEAFIDELFASLPSSFAEKSKIHFCGPTGADAVEAALKLVKTATGNRTILSFQGGYHGSTHGTLSISGTTNPKKKIHALVPDTHFLPYPYAYRCPFGIGAEGHRISSTYIEHLLDDPESGIVSPAGIIVEVVQGEGGSIPAPIEWLRELRRITKERNIPLIIDEVQTGIGRTGKMFAFEHAGIEPDVLVLSKAIGGSLPLSVVLYDRSLDQWEPGAHIGTFRGNQMAMATGKATIQFVKEYHLPEHAHELGQYAMGQLKQMQKQVSSIGDVRGRGLMIGIEIIDPTKQPNTIGSYPAHPELAKKIQQECFNRGLILEVGGRFSSVIRLLPPLIISKEQIGDVLQRFYEAVINAESYFGLR, from the coding sequence ATGAAAGCACCTGTTTTTACACATGTAGGAAATCAAGACCTATTGGCGATGCAAGAAAAAAGAGAATCGAATGCCAGGTCATATCCAAGAAGACTCCCTCTTGCGATTAAAAGAGCTGAAGGCATTTATATAACAGATATGAACGGCAAGCAGTACATTGATTGTTTGGCAGGTGCGGGTACGCTGGCATTGGGTCACAATCATGAAGTGATTCGAGAAGCCATTGAAAAAGTCCTGCAAGCGTATGTACCATTACATACGCTTGACCTAACCACACCAATTAAAGAAGCCTTTATTGATGAACTATTTGCTTCTTTACCTTCTTCGTTTGCTGAAAAGTCAAAAATCCATTTTTGTGGACCAACGGGAGCTGATGCAGTCGAAGCTGCTTTGAAACTTGTGAAAACAGCAACGGGAAATCGAACGATATTATCATTCCAAGGAGGGTATCACGGTTCGACTCATGGAACGTTGAGTATCTCCGGAACGACAAATCCTAAAAAGAAGATTCACGCGCTTGTTCCTGATACTCATTTTCTTCCGTATCCGTATGCCTATCGCTGCCCGTTTGGCATAGGAGCGGAAGGACACCGTATCAGCAGCACATACATTGAACATTTATTAGACGATCCAGAAAGTGGAATCGTTTCGCCGGCAGGAATTATTGTGGAAGTGGTTCAAGGAGAGGGAGGTTCGATTCCAGCCCCGATCGAATGGCTCAGAGAACTTCGACGAATCACTAAAGAACGTAATATTCCTCTTATCATTGATGAAGTGCAAACAGGGATCGGTCGAACGGGAAAAATGTTTGCTTTTGAACATGCAGGAATCGAACCGGACGTTCTTGTTTTATCCAAAGCCATCGGAGGAAGTTTGCCTTTATCCGTCGTTCTTTATGACAGAAGTCTTGATCAATGGGAGCCAGGGGCCCATATCGGAACGTTTCGCGGAAACCAAATGGCAATGGCAACGGGAAAAGCTACTATACAGTTTGTGAAAGAATATCACTTGCCAGAGCATGCTCATGAATTAGGACAATATGCCATGGGGCAATTAAAACAAATGCAAAAACAAGTTTCTTCCATCGGTGATGTAAGAGGCAGGGGTCTTATGATCGGGATTGAAATCATTGATCCGACCAAACAACCAAATACGATCGGAAGTTACCCTGCCCATCCAGAGCTTGCCAAGAAGATTCAGCAAGAATGTTTTAACCGCGGGTTGATTTTGGAAGTTGGGGGTCGTTTCAGCTCCGTCATTCGACTGTTGCCGCCGTTAATTATTTCAAAAGAACAAATCGGTGATGTGTTGCAGCGCTTTTATGAAGCCGTAATAAATGCTGAATCTTATTTTGGATTGCGCTAG
- a CDS encoding GNAT family N-acetyltransferase, which translates to MKCNIMAQQSYPFERYDPVIQKKITFRPVRLEEDVSRLHSWMHEPHVIPFWNLNIPFTEYKAHLQKFLHDDHQILLIGEMDGIPMSYWESYWVKDDIIGKYYQFDEYDQGIHLLIGPKEFLGKGYIYPLLLTILHKKFQVQETTRIVAEPDVRNEKMIHIFQKCGFQPVKEVDLPDKTGLFMICERKGFEKRWTDWQENKF; encoded by the coding sequence ATGAAGTGTAATATCATGGCTCAACAGAGCTATCCATTTGAAAGGTATGATCCCGTCATTCAAAAAAAGATTACATTTCGGCCGGTTCGTTTAGAAGAAGATGTGAGTCGGCTTCATTCATGGATGCATGAGCCGCATGTCATTCCCTTTTGGAACTTAAATATCCCTTTTACCGAGTATAAAGCACATTTACAGAAATTTCTGCATGACGATCATCAAATACTTCTCATTGGAGAAATGGACGGAATTCCAATGAGCTATTGGGAGTCCTACTGGGTGAAGGATGATATTATCGGGAAATATTATCAATTTGATGAATATGATCAAGGCATTCATTTATTGATTGGACCAAAGGAGTTTTTGGGGAAAGGCTATATTTATCCGTTATTGTTAACCATTTTGCATAAAAAATTTCAAGTTCAAGAAACGACTCGCATTGTGGCCGAGCCCGATGTGAGAAATGAAAAAATGATTCATATATTCCAAAAATGCGGTTTTCAGCCCGTAAAGGAGGTCGATCTCCCTGATAAAACAGGATTATTTATGATTTGTGAGAGGAAAGGATTTGAAAAAAGATGGACAGATTGGCAAGAGAACAAATTTTAG
- a CDS encoding IucA/IucC family protein codes for MKICDTPVHMITEKAFQEADQRLLAKMIQEFMYEEIIIPKVISEDESEGIRYCEWKDQKGNVYYFQAKPRLFDSYYVLSESIKVVTNEKSDIPQSLAFLLSIKEEGNMSSSTAGHLVKEYLHTLVADTHLKERSKLSQDLILLDYSELEGEMTGHPWITYNKGRIGFGYDDYVKYAPEQKKKVQLSWIAVHRNIGTFHSVDGLSYQHVIEQELGEKTYQLFLEKLEEAGVKAKDYYFMPIHAWQWNNVIVSMFAAEIARKELIPLGEGEDEYLPQQSIRTFVNVTNKEKFHVKLPMSIFNTLVYRGLPSERTVIAPEVTTYMKNILENDWFLKEECRLGLLGEVATINVDHRTYTKLKGAPYQYLEMLGVVWRESVYKELKEGERAITLAALLHVDHEGTPFVSKLVERSGLTVEQWVKKLAKAILPPLLHYLYQYGTVFSPHGQNTVLVLKDYKPERIIMKDFVDDVNISDQPLPELEVLSPELKKVLRSEPPEGLTQFILTGLFICHFRYLSNILQEKEQFSEYRFWGIVREEILSYQRRFSHLQDRFKLFDLLRPTFTKLALNRNRMFDYGYADGEDRPHASEYGEVSNALYEVAIQTSKKK; via the coding sequence GTGAAAATTTGTGATACGCCTGTCCATATGATAACAGAAAAAGCTTTTCAAGAAGCCGATCAACGACTTTTAGCCAAAATGATTCAAGAGTTCATGTATGAGGAAATTATAATACCTAAGGTAATCAGTGAGGATGAGTCAGAAGGCATTCGGTATTGCGAATGGAAAGATCAAAAAGGAAATGTTTACTATTTCCAGGCAAAACCTCGCCTATTTGACAGTTATTATGTTTTATCAGAGAGCATCAAAGTGGTAACGAATGAAAAAAGCGATATACCACAGTCTCTTGCTTTTTTGTTAAGTATAAAAGAGGAAGGAAACATGTCAAGTTCTACGGCGGGACATTTAGTAAAAGAGTATTTACATACATTAGTAGCAGATACTCATTTGAAAGAAAGATCAAAGTTATCGCAAGACCTGATTTTATTAGATTATTCGGAATTGGAAGGAGAAATGACGGGGCATCCTTGGATCACATACAATAAAGGCCGTATTGGATTCGGGTATGATGACTATGTCAAATACGCACCGGAGCAAAAGAAAAAGGTCCAGCTGTCATGGATTGCCGTTCATCGAAATATTGGCACTTTTCATTCGGTAGACGGTTTATCTTATCAGCATGTGATCGAACAAGAACTTGGTGAAAAAACCTATCAGCTTTTTCTGGAAAAGCTGGAAGAAGCAGGAGTCAAAGCGAAGGATTATTATTTCATGCCCATACATGCGTGGCAATGGAACAATGTGATTGTGTCTATGTTTGCTGCTGAAATAGCAAGAAAAGAGTTGATTCCGTTAGGAGAAGGAGAAGATGAATATCTGCCTCAACAGTCGATTCGCACTTTTGTGAATGTAACAAACAAGGAAAAGTTTCATGTGAAGCTGCCGATGAGCATTTTTAATACACTTGTCTATAGGGGATTACCGAGCGAGAGAACGGTGATCGCTCCCGAAGTAACGACGTATATGAAAAATATTCTGGAAAACGATTGGTTTTTAAAGGAAGAATGCCGCCTTGGTCTGTTGGGAGAAGTGGCGACCATCAATGTCGATCACCGCACGTATACGAAATTAAAAGGAGCTCCTTATCAATATCTTGAAATGCTTGGTGTGGTGTGGAGAGAAAGCGTCTATAAGGAACTGAAAGAAGGTGAGCGAGCGATTACACTTGCAGCATTGTTACATGTAGACCATGAAGGAACTCCGTTCGTATCCAAATTAGTGGAACGATCCGGTCTTACGGTAGAACAGTGGGTGAAAAAGCTTGCAAAAGCGATTTTGCCACCGTTGCTTCATTATTTATATCAGTACGGTACCGTGTTTTCACCGCATGGCCAAAATACGGTGCTTGTGTTAAAAGATTACAAGCCAGAGCGCATCATTATGAAAGATTTTGTCGATGATGTCAATATTAGCGACCAGCCTCTTCCGGAACTTGAGGTGTTGTCTCCCGAGTTGAAAAAAGTATTGCGCAGCGAGCCGCCTGAAGGATTGACACAATTTATTTTAACCGGATTATTTATTTGTCATTTCCGGTATTTAAGCAACATTTTACAGGAAAAAGAACAATTTTCTGAGTATCGTTTTTGGGGCATAGTTCGTGAAGAAATCCTTTCATATCAAAGAAGATTTTCTCATTTACAAGACCGATTCAAGCTCTTTGATTTGTTGCGTCCAACGTTTACAAAGTTGGCACTGAATCGAAATCGCATGTTCGATTATGGTTATGCAGACGGAGAGGATCGTCCGCATGCCAGCGAGTATGGAGAAGTGTCGAATGCACTGTATGAAGTAGCCATTCAGACTAGCAAGAAGAAGTAA